One Brassica napus cultivar Da-Ae chromosome A1, Da-Ae, whole genome shotgun sequence genomic region harbors:
- the BNAA01G34360D gene encoding uncharacterized metal-dependent hydrolase YabD isoform X1: MKLFDAHCHLQDKRVIDKAPELISAALAVGVTNFAVNGTSEKDWDLVKEMGEMYPSVIPCFGIHPWFIADRSPHWLNTLRMLFETTPTAAVGEIGLDKSPLAAGIDYSDQLAVFRPQLELAKELNKPVAVHCIDAFDDLLEIMRYMFIQRLKGKPIMFFVPYVASKFLDINICRSVGPFPAGVILHSFNGTAEVVPKLAELGAYFSLSGWFTYIDEKIAKNTLKSIPSDRFLLETDSPDGLPKSDESSEPTLNEPANIVAVLEYVSNLSNIKKEDLAELTYGNTVRLFSYPGSKLL; this comes from the exons ATGAAGTTGTTTGATGCTCACTGTCACCTTCAAGATAAGAGAGTCATCGACAAAGCCCCTGAGCTCATATCTGCTGCTTTAGCTGTTGGTGTTACCAATTTCGCAGTCAATGGAACCTCTGag AAAGACTGGGACTTGGTGAAAGAGATGGGAGAGATGTATCCTTCTGTGATTCCTTGCTTTGGAATTCATCCTTG gtttatTGCAGATAGGAGCCCTCATTGGCTTAACACATTGAGGATGCTCTTTGAGACAACTCCTACGGCTGCTGTTGGGGAG ATTGGTTTGGACAAAAGTCCGTTAGCAGCAGGCATTGATTACTCAGACCAACTTGCCGTGTTTCGCCCTCAGCTTGAACTTGCCAAAGAACTGAACAAACCAGTAGCTGTTCATTGCATCGATGCATTCGATGATCTGCTCGAGATAATGAGGTATATGTTTATACAACGATTGAAGGGAAAACCCATTATGTTTTTTGTTCCGTATGTAGCATCTAAGTTCCTCGATATAAATATATGCAGATCCGTAGGGCCTTTTCCTGCTGGTGTGATTCTTCATTCATTCAATGGTACAGCTGAAGTTGTTCCTAAACTTGCTGAGCTTGGTGCATACTTCTCCTTATCAGGCTGGTTCACTTACATTGATGAGAAAATCGCAAAGAACACTTTGAAATCG ATTCCTTCCGATAGGTTCTTGTTAGAGACAGATTCTCCTGACGGGTTACCAAAATCAGATGAGAGCTCGGAGCCAACTCTCAATGAACCTGCAAACATTGTTGCT GTACTAGAATATGTTTCAAACCTGTCAAACATCAAGAAAGAAGACCTTGCGGAGTTAACGTATGGGAACACTGTAAGATTGTTTTCTTATCCAGGTTCTAAATTGCTTTAA
- the BNAA01G34360D gene encoding uncharacterized metal-dependent hydrolase YabD isoform X2, whose amino-acid sequence MKLFDAHCHLQDKRVIDKAPELISAALAVGVTNFAVNGTSEKDWDLVKEMGEMYPSVIPCFGIHPWFIADRSPHWLNTLRMLFETTPTAAVGEIGLDKSPLAAGIDYSDQLAVFRPQLELAKELNKPVAVHCIDAFDDLLEIMRSVGPFPAGVILHSFNGTAEVVPKLAELGAYFSLSGWFTYIDEKIAKNTLKSIPSDRFLLETDSPDGLPKSDESSEPTLNEPANIVAVLEYVSNLSNIKKEDLAELTYGNTVRLFSYPGSKLL is encoded by the exons ATGAAGTTGTTTGATGCTCACTGTCACCTTCAAGATAAGAGAGTCATCGACAAAGCCCCTGAGCTCATATCTGCTGCTTTAGCTGTTGGTGTTACCAATTTCGCAGTCAATGGAACCTCTGag AAAGACTGGGACTTGGTGAAAGAGATGGGAGAGATGTATCCTTCTGTGATTCCTTGCTTTGGAATTCATCCTTG gtttatTGCAGATAGGAGCCCTCATTGGCTTAACACATTGAGGATGCTCTTTGAGACAACTCCTACGGCTGCTGTTGGGGAG ATTGGTTTGGACAAAAGTCCGTTAGCAGCAGGCATTGATTACTCAGACCAACTTGCCGTGTTTCGCCCTCAGCTTGAACTTGCCAAAGAACTGAACAAACCAGTAGCTGTTCATTGCATCGATGCATTCGATGATCTGCTCGAGATAATGAG ATCCGTAGGGCCTTTTCCTGCTGGTGTGATTCTTCATTCATTCAATGGTACAGCTGAAGTTGTTCCTAAACTTGCTGAGCTTGGTGCATACTTCTCCTTATCAGGCTGGTTCACTTACATTGATGAGAAAATCGCAAAGAACACTTTGAAATCG ATTCCTTCCGATAGGTTCTTGTTAGAGACAGATTCTCCTGACGGGTTACCAAAATCAGATGAGAGCTCGGAGCCAACTCTCAATGAACCTGCAAACATTGTTGCT GTACTAGAATATGTTTCAAACCTGTCAAACATCAAGAAAGAAGACCTTGCGGAGTTAACGTATGGGAACACTGTAAGATTGTTTTCTTATCCAGGTTCTAAATTGCTTTAA